In Kordiimonas sp. SCSIO 12610, the following are encoded in one genomic region:
- a CDS encoding glutathione S-transferase family protein produces the protein MGLLIDGEWHDKWYDTKSSGGRFIRSESQFRNWITADGSAGATGTDGFKAEAGRYHLYLSHACPWAHRTAIMRSLKGLEEMISVSFVSPIMLSEGWTFDVGTGSTGDPLFGFDFHHQIYTKADPKYSGRVTVPVLWDKKQNTIVSNESADIIRMLNSAFDTVGAKEGDYWPTSARDDIEAINTRVYHEVNNGVYKAGFATSQEAYEEAIYPLFEALNWLEDILEKQRYLLGSQLTEADIRLFTTLVRFDPVYFGHFKCNIRSLESYSALTGFVRDIYQIAGIADTVNMDHIKTHYYASHRTINPTGVVPVGNGFDLNAPHGRDQL, from the coding sequence ATGGGTTTACTAATTGACGGCGAATGGCACGATAAATGGTATGATACCAAATCAAGCGGCGGACGCTTTATCCGAAGTGAAAGCCAGTTCAGAAATTGGATAACAGCAGATGGAAGCGCCGGAGCCACAGGCACTGACGGTTTCAAGGCAGAGGCTGGTCGCTATCATTTATATTTGTCACATGCTTGCCCGTGGGCGCACCGAACAGCGATTATGCGAAGCCTAAAAGGCCTTGAGGAAATGATCAGTGTCTCATTCGTTAGTCCTATTATGCTATCTGAAGGCTGGACATTTGACGTAGGCACAGGAAGCACCGGTGATCCCTTGTTTGGTTTCGATTTTCACCACCAAATATATACAAAGGCAGACCCCAAGTATTCTGGCCGTGTTACCGTTCCTGTTTTGTGGGATAAAAAACAAAACACGATCGTATCGAACGAATCGGCTGATATTATCCGTATGCTCAACAGTGCCTTTGACACGGTCGGCGCAAAGGAAGGTGATTATTGGCCGACAAGCGCGAGAGATGACATCGAAGCCATAAACACCCGAGTTTATCATGAGGTAAATAACGGCGTGTACAAAGCAGGGTTTGCCACAAGCCAGGAAGCCTATGAAGAGGCTATATATCCCCTTTTTGAAGCCTTGAACTGGTTGGAAGACATCCTTGAAAAACAGCGATATTTGCTCGGAAGCCAGTTAACAGAAGCAGATATTAGACTGTTTACAACGCTCGTTCGATTCGACCCAGTATATTTTGGCCATTTCAAATGTAATATCAGATCGCTCGAAAGCTATTCTGCGCTAACAGGTTTTGTGCGCGATATCTATCAAATCGCTGGCATCGCAGACACGGTAAATATGGATCATATCAAAACCCATTATTACGCGAGCCACCGCACTATCAACCCAACAGGTGTCGTGCCTGTCGGTAACGGATTTGATTTAAACGCACCGCATGGACGCGATCAATTATAA
- a CDS encoding LysR family transcriptional regulator, whose protein sequence is MDLNAIKTFCRTIEAGNMTAAAKALHITKSVASRRLQALEEDLGVRLLQRATRGVSPTDEGALFYERCQRILDDLDDAQQAVKHASDNLVGHIRVTAPRSFADLHLRKAFIAFMKLHPAVTLELNLTDERVDIVSGGYDLGFRITSNLDDSALIAKKVAPMRFHTVASPDYLKEYGTPQTPDDLRHHKCLFYANVSANQQWRFLDGSQMKSVRVTGPMMSNSGTLQLEAAINGLGVATLPHFFLHDALEDGQLVTILDDYIKNESALYALYPEKRHLPLKVRTLIDFITSWFTQPQHQKCL, encoded by the coding sequence ATGGACCTAAATGCCATCAAAACCTTTTGCCGAACCATTGAAGCCGGGAATATGACCGCGGCCGCCAAGGCGCTTCATATCACCAAATCGGTCGCGAGCAGACGCCTTCAGGCCCTCGAGGAAGATTTAGGAGTACGCTTGCTTCAGCGCGCAACCCGGGGCGTTAGCCCTACAGACGAAGGCGCACTATTCTATGAGCGGTGCCAACGCATCCTTGATGATCTTGATGACGCACAGCAAGCGGTTAAGCACGCGAGCGATAATCTGGTTGGGCATATAAGGGTTACAGCACCGCGAAGCTTCGCTGACCTTCACCTTAGAAAAGCCTTTATTGCGTTTATGAAACTGCATCCAGCGGTCACTCTTGAATTAAACCTAACCGATGAACGCGTCGATATCGTAAGCGGTGGCTATGACCTCGGGTTTCGGATTACATCAAACCTTGATGACAGCGCCCTTATTGCCAAAAAGGTCGCCCCCATGCGCTTTCACACCGTTGCAAGCCCCGATTACCTAAAGGAATATGGAACCCCGCAAACACCGGACGACCTTAGGCATCATAAATGTTTGTTTTATGCCAATGTCTCCGCCAACCAGCAATGGCGGTTTTTGGACGGCTCTCAGATGAAATCCGTTCGGGTGACCGGACCCATGATGTCAAATTCAGGCACCCTTCAGTTAGAAGCCGCTATCAACGGCCTCGGGGTAGCAACCTTACCGCATTTCTTCCTTCACGATGCATTAGAGGATGGGCAACTGGTCACGATATTGGATGACTATATCAAGAATGAAAGCGCCCTTTATGCCTTATATCCAGAGAAACGGCACCTGCCCCTGAAGGTTCGAACCTTGATCGACTTTATAACAAGCTGGTTTACTCAGCCTCAGCACCAAAAATGCCTATAA
- a CDS encoding helix-turn-helix domain-containing protein, with protein sequence MKFGDYIRQKREANGWTQPEAAARMDIEQSYLSKLETGKSYPSEDIFNRLLKAYDIDAGDMSRSIFSAELDKLREIKEVRSVVLERQTNEIKFTRGWMVAGLVMLMLGGGSLGLGFIGIGKLPERHQQFHYKSLGIILPGEPLNVFDVIYTSHASSGSLEAVRKREAEFNARKQTMTDRMHELIETHSSFRGEQYVKKTLKGKRRYRFFNDSEKEVESSLKWFLAPAFMFLAGSIGCFFVSFRWR encoded by the coding sequence ATGAAGTTTGGTGATTATATACGACAGAAGCGAGAGGCAAATGGTTGGACCCAGCCCGAGGCCGCAGCGAGGATGGATATCGAGCAGTCTTATCTTTCAAAATTGGAAACTGGGAAGTCATACCCATCGGAAGATATATTCAATAGGTTATTAAAGGCCTATGATATTGACGCCGGTGACATGAGCAGATCTATTTTCTCAGCGGAACTCGATAAACTGCGGGAAATTAAGGAAGTCCGTTCAGTGGTGCTGGAACGTCAAACCAATGAGATTAAATTTACCCGAGGCTGGATGGTTGCAGGTTTGGTTATGCTCATGCTGGGTGGGGGCTCGCTTGGATTAGGGTTTATTGGAATAGGTAAACTTCCAGAGCGCCATCAACAATTCCACTATAAATCATTGGGCATAATTTTGCCCGGAGAACCGTTGAATGTTTTTGACGTTATCTACACATCACATGCGTCAAGCGGTTCATTAGAAGCTGTGCGTAAACGCGAGGCAGAGTTTAATGCGCGAAAACAAACGATGACTGACCGGATGCACGAACTTATTGAGACCCACAGTAGTTTTAGAGGTGAGCAGTACGTCAAGAAAACACTAAAAGGCAAAAGACGATATAGGTTTTTTAACGATAGTGAGAAAGAGGTTGAGTCGTCACTAAAATGGTTTTTAGCGCCGGCCTTTATGTTTCTTGCTGGGAGTATAGGCTGCTTCTTTGTAAGTTTTCGCTGGAGATAA
- a CDS encoding SEC-C metal-binding domain-containing protein, which yields MEKLGRNDPCPCGSGYRFQAMLYEDKKT from the coding sequence GTGGAAAAACTTGGCCGTAATGACCCTTGTCCTTGTGGGTCCGGCTATCGGTTTCAAGCGATGCTGTATGAAGACAAAAAAACATGA
- the infC gene encoding translation initiation factor IF-3: MGRGQFAGPPKQEGPRVNGSIRVNEVRLIGAEGENHGVVSIDKAIGIAKDSGLDLVEISPNAEPPVCKVLDYGKYKYEQQKKANLARKKQKTQDVKEIKMRPNIDVHDYNVKLKKVHQFIDNGDKVKLTIRFRGREMAHQDLGMEVLNRVVADVEESAKIEARPKLEGRQMIMVVAPK, encoded by the coding sequence ATAGGTAGAGGGCAATTTGCGGGTCCACCCAAACAGGAAGGACCACGCGTCAATGGATCAATCAGAGTGAATGAGGTCCGTTTAATAGGAGCAGAAGGTGAAAACCACGGTGTAGTATCAATCGATAAAGCAATTGGAATCGCAAAAGATTCCGGCCTTGATCTTGTTGAAATTTCACCAAATGCCGAACCCCCTGTATGTAAGGTTCTCGACTACGGTAAATATAAGTACGAGCAGCAGAAAAAAGCTAACCTTGCTCGGAAAAAACAAAAAACCCAAGATGTCAAAGAAATCAAGATGCGTCCAAATATCGACGTACATGATTACAATGTGAAATTGAAAAAAGTTCATCAGTTCATTGATAATGGTGACAAGGTTAAACTAACCATTCGATTCAGAGGCCGCGAAATGGCGCACCAGGATCTTGGTATGGAGGTTCTAAACCGGGTTGTTGCAGATGTTGAAGAATCAGCAAAAATTGAAGCAAGACCAAAATTGGAAGGCCGCCAAATGATTATGGTGGTTGCTCCTAAATAA
- the thrS gene encoding threonine--tRNA ligase, with the protein MSDVKVENSPVNLRLPDGSVRTFDGPVTGTTLAMDIGPGLAKAALAITVDGEMWDLSRLIEADADVSIITKRDEDGLELMRHDAAHIMAEAVQELFPGTQVTIGPVIEDGFFYDFARDKPFSEDDLEVIEKRMQEIVARDEEIIREVWDRDEAIAHFKSIGEEYKAEIISDLPADEVVTIYRQGNWLDLCRGPHLPSTGKLGDAFKLMKVAGAYWRGDSKNEMLTRIYGTCWRDKKELKSYLHRLEEAEKRDHRKLGREMDLFHLQEEAQGSVFWHPQGYTIWLQLEAYIRNRLKDAGYKEIKTPQLLDSKFWEQSGHWSKFRENMFVVPDEVPSTEEDAPIIPADAKLMALKPMNCPAHVQVFKQGIKSYRDLPIRFAEFGCCHRNEAHGALHGLMRVRQMTQDDAHIFCREDQITEESVAFCALLSSVYRDLGFPDFKVLLATRPEMRAGDDDVWDRAEQGLEKALNQAGIEFDYAPGEGAFYGPKLEFHLSDAIGRTWQCGTLQLDFVLPERLDAHYIGEDGAKHRPVMLHRAILGTLERFIGIMIEHYAGKMPLWMAPTQAVVATITTSTEEYAQSVVEKLEAAGMRVKLDARNEKINYKVREHSHAKVPAILVVGQKEADENKVSIRRIGSKDQTVVDLEEAIAALALEGKMPNGEA; encoded by the coding sequence ATGAGCGATGTAAAAGTGGAAAACTCTCCGGTCAACCTGCGCCTGCCCGATGGCAGCGTACGCACGTTTGATGGACCGGTGACGGGCACCACCCTTGCCATGGATATTGGCCCTGGTTTGGCCAAGGCCGCGCTTGCCATTACTGTTGACGGTGAAATGTGGGATCTTTCACGTTTGATCGAAGCAGACGCTGACGTTTCTATCATTACAAAGCGCGATGAAGACGGCCTTGAACTAATGCGCCACGATGCGGCGCATATTATGGCTGAAGCTGTGCAGGAGCTATTTCCGGGCACTCAGGTAACAATCGGCCCCGTTATCGAAGATGGTTTCTTTTATGATTTTGCACGTGATAAACCATTTTCCGAAGATGACCTCGAAGTCATTGAAAAACGCATGCAGGAAATTGTTGCCCGCGACGAGGAAATCATCCGTGAGGTTTGGGACCGTGATGAAGCCATCGCCCATTTTAAATCAATTGGGGAAGAATACAAAGCCGAGATCATTTCAGATCTTCCCGCTGATGAGGTTGTCACTATTTACCGCCAAGGTAACTGGCTTGACCTTTGCCGCGGCCCACACCTTCCTTCAACAGGAAAACTAGGTGACGCCTTTAAACTAATGAAGGTTGCTGGCGCATATTGGCGCGGTGATAGCAAAAACGAAATGCTGACCCGTATTTACGGCACCTGCTGGCGCGACAAGAAGGAACTGAAATCATACCTTCACCGCCTTGAAGAAGCTGAAAAGCGCGACCACCGCAAGCTTGGCCGCGAGATGGACCTGTTCCACCTTCAAGAGGAAGCGCAGGGATCGGTTTTCTGGCACCCGCAGGGGTATACGATCTGGCTCCAGTTAGAAGCCTACATCCGAAATCGCCTCAAAGATGCTGGATACAAGGAAATTAAAACGCCGCAACTTCTCGACAGTAAGTTTTGGGAACAATCAGGACACTGGTCCAAGTTCCGGGAAAATATGTTTGTCGTGCCAGACGAGGTTCCTTCCACTGAGGAGGATGCCCCGATCATTCCTGCGGACGCAAAATTGATGGCTCTCAAGCCGATGAATTGCCCTGCGCACGTTCAGGTTTTCAAGCAAGGGATCAAAAGTTACCGCGATTTGCCGATCCGGTTTGCTGAATTTGGTTGCTGCCATAGAAATGAAGCGCATGGTGCGCTGCACGGTCTGATGCGTGTTCGCCAGATGACACAGGATGACGCCCATATTTTCTGCCGCGAAGACCAGATCACTGAAGAAAGCGTTGCATTCTGTGCGCTCTTATCTTCCGTATACCGTGACCTTGGCTTCCCTGACTTTAAGGTTCTTCTGGCAACGCGCCCTGAAATGCGCGCCGGTGATGACGACGTTTGGGACCGCGCTGAGCAAGGTCTGGAAAAAGCCCTTAATCAAGCGGGAATTGAATTTGATTATGCGCCGGGTGAAGGGGCATTTTACGGACCGAAACTAGAGTTTCACCTAAGCGATGCAATTGGTCGTACGTGGCAATGTGGAACGCTTCAGCTTGATTTTGTTCTGCCTGAACGCCTTGATGCTCACTATATCGGTGAAGACGGGGCCAAACATCGCCCTGTTATGCTACACCGTGCGATCCTGGGGACATTGGAACGTTTCATTGGAATTATGATCGAGCATTATGCCGGTAAAATGCCGCTTTGGATGGCACCGACGCAGGCCGTTGTTGCGACCATCACAACAAGCACTGAAGAGTATGCTCAATCGGTTGTGGAGAAGCTAGAAGCCGCTGGTATGCGGGTGAAACTGGACGCCCGTAATGAGAAGATAAACTATAAGGTCCGCGAACACAGCCACGCCAAGGTTCCTGCAATTCTTGTTGTTGGCCAGAAAGAAGCAGACGAAAACAAGGTCAGCATTCGCCGTATCGGCAGCAAAGACCAAACCGTTGTGGATCTTGAAGAGGCAATCGCTGCACTTGCTCTTGAAGGTAAAATGCCGAACGGAGAGGCGTAA
- a CDS encoding carboxylesterase — protein MIEPKFIRTSHGTKIAYHKTPAVRAKSPGVVFLGGFMSDMEGSKALALEAMCKAENRSFVRFDYSGHGQSSGKFEDGTIGLWLKDALAVIDELTEGPQILVGSSMGGWISLLAAKARRARVAGFIGIAAAPDFTVRMWNEEFSDDQRRAILDEGFVKIPTEYGDQPYTITKALMDDGWQNRVVHGPIHLDVPVRLIQGLEDADVPWQTALNIADKLTGDDVDIILVPGGDHRLSTDHDLERLKDQVSMIAKKLT, from the coding sequence ATGATCGAACCTAAGTTTATAAGAACCAGCCACGGTACAAAAATCGCGTATCACAAGACACCTGCCGTTCGTGCAAAATCACCTGGTGTGGTTTTTCTTGGCGGGTTTATGAGCGACATGGAAGGGTCTAAAGCATTGGCCTTAGAGGCGATGTGCAAGGCTGAAAACCGATCTTTCGTAAGGTTTGATTATTCAGGCCATGGCCAATCGTCAGGAAAGTTTGAAGATGGCACCATTGGTCTATGGTTAAAAGACGCGTTGGCGGTTATCGATGAATTAACTGAGGGCCCTCAAATTTTGGTCGGATCATCGATGGGGGGCTGGATTTCATTGCTGGCAGCAAAGGCTCGACGCGCGCGGGTCGCTGGATTTATTGGGATTGCGGCAGCGCCGGATTTTACTGTCCGTATGTGGAATGAGGAGTTCTCGGATGATCAGCGCAGGGCAATTCTTGATGAGGGTTTTGTGAAAATTCCAACAGAATACGGCGATCAACCCTACACAATTACGAAGGCACTTATGGATGATGGGTGGCAAAACCGGGTGGTCCATGGCCCTATTCATCTTGATGTCCCCGTCCGGTTAATTCAAGGCCTTGAGGACGCAGATGTTCCTTGGCAAACGGCACTTAATATTGCGGATAAACTTACAGGCGACGATGTTGATATTATTTTGGTGCCGGGCGGTGACCATAGGCTTTCAACTGACCATGATTTGGAGCGATTGAAGGATCAGGTAAGCATGATTGCAAAAAAGCTGACCTGA
- a CDS encoding peptidase domain-containing ABC transporter, protein MPSLTESARSDGDIAHLWKYYMPLARADILVCSLIINILSLALPMLSLQVYDRIIPNNAIETFSYLLIGLLVVLVFETILKIGRSWLAGWAGARYEHQAGTKALNRLLNSDLEKVESIPAGIHLDRIASIENVRDFYASQASLAMVDLPFVLLFLGLIFYIGGAIVLVPIVMLALALAVGFWLAKGLKSAVEGRSVWDDRRYNFIIETLGGIHTVKGLAMEALMQRRYERLMASSVDAGHKVTMLASISQAVGGFFSQATLVFVVAIGAYGVISAEGSIFSLSVGGLAACMLLSGRTVQPVMRALSLWTQYQSVLVAEQKLSEVDALPRDDTSSGEDVVVEKLELKDAAFRFNKDMPFVFKDLDLSVKRGEIIGIQGDNGSGKTALLHSLMGRLKLEEGSLLINDRDAGDFAMDTVRPQIAYLPQRPILMQGTVLENLTFFRSREHLDVALEYAARLGLDAIFARMPDGYDTQVGEASASSLPSGVAQRIVIARALALNPRFILFDEANASLDYSGETLLKDLVQSLRDDTGIVLVTYRPSMLSMADRRYILRNGGLEAHEPQQRQAHTKKSITKQNKKGEGS, encoded by the coding sequence ATGCCGTCACTAACCGAATCAGCACGCTCTGATGGTGATATTGCGCACCTTTGGAAATACTATATGCCACTGGCACGGGCTGACATACTTGTATGTTCGCTTATCATTAATATCCTGTCGCTCGCATTACCGATGTTGAGTTTGCAGGTTTACGATAGAATTATTCCAAATAATGCGATTGAGACCTTTTCGTATTTGCTGATTGGGCTATTGGTTGTTCTGGTATTTGAAACAATCCTTAAAATCGGCAGGTCGTGGCTCGCGGGATGGGCTGGCGCAAGATATGAGCACCAGGCAGGAACAAAAGCCCTTAATCGTTTATTGAATAGTGATTTGGAAAAGGTTGAATCTATTCCAGCGGGTATTCACTTGGATCGAATAGCCAGTATTGAAAATGTTCGCGATTTTTATGCCAGTCAGGCATCGTTGGCGATGGTTGATTTGCCCTTTGTGTTGCTGTTCCTGGGGTTAATTTTCTATATTGGTGGCGCTATTGTTCTTGTTCCCATCGTCATGCTTGCCCTCGCGCTTGCTGTCGGATTTTGGCTCGCGAAGGGGCTTAAAAGCGCAGTTGAGGGGCGCAGTGTGTGGGATGACAGGCGTTATAATTTCATTATTGAAACGCTTGGGGGTATTCATACGGTTAAAGGCCTTGCGATGGAAGCCCTTATGCAGCGACGCTATGAGCGCTTGATGGCAAGCAGCGTTGATGCCGGCCATAAAGTGACAATGCTTGCGTCAATCAGTCAGGCTGTTGGGGGCTTTTTCTCACAGGCGACGCTTGTCTTTGTTGTGGCGATTGGTGCTTATGGCGTCATATCTGCGGAGGGCAGTATTTTTTCACTGTCAGTTGGTGGCCTTGCTGCTTGTATGTTGCTATCTGGGCGAACTGTGCAACCTGTAATGCGTGCCCTATCGTTGTGGACACAATATCAGTCGGTTTTGGTTGCAGAACAAAAACTGTCAGAAGTTGATGCGTTACCCCGTGATGACACATCGTCTGGTGAAGATGTTGTTGTAGAGAAGCTTGAGCTTAAGGATGCGGCGTTTCGATTTAACAAAGATATGCCGTTTGTTTTTAAAGACCTGGATTTGTCGGTCAAGCGCGGTGAAATTATTGGTATTCAGGGCGATAATGGTTCTGGTAAAACTGCGTTGCTTCATAGCCTGATGGGCCGATTGAAACTTGAAGAAGGGTCGCTTCTGATTAATGACCGGGATGCAGGCGATTTTGCCATGGATACGGTGCGGCCACAAATTGCGTATTTACCGCAGCGCCCGATTTTGATGCAGGGAACGGTTTTAGAGAATTTAACATTCTTCCGTTCGAGAGAACATCTTGATGTCGCCCTAGAATATGCCGCCCGTTTGGGACTTGATGCTATATTTGCCCGGATGCCTGATGGTTACGACACTCAGGTTGGTGAAGCATCAGCCAGTAGTTTACCAAGTGGTGTCGCTCAGCGAATTGTAATTGCACGGGCGCTGGCTCTCAATCCAAGATTTATCCTATTTGATGAGGCGAATGCGTCTTTGGATTATAGTGGTGAAACGCTTCTTAAAGACCTTGTGCAAAGTTTGCGCGATGATACAGGAATTGTCCTGGTGACCTATCGTCCATCAATGCTGTCTATGGCGGATCGGCGCTATATACTCCGTAATGGTGGGCTTGAAGCGCATGAGCCTCAGCAAAGGCAGGCACACACGAAAAAATCAATTACCAAGCAGAATAAAAAGGGAGAAGGGTCATGA
- a CDS encoding peptidase domain-containing ABC transporter, which yields MTDQKSPNHSAKVLKKTSGPRLSAGGFDELAGALERGSYGSFEAHSPIAGLLFPILQALGWRGNLRELFESLPHFADSLDISDLRNVLATLGFNSHLKAVGQIGEIDERLFPCIIIDDEEKPYVLLSSGADGITAFSGADSKQVILSGDVKPAKTYLIENPDRKSERAASKPQVDDNWFLTMIRRFDGAIWRLLFLTFFINLLALAVPLFTLSVYDQVIPIRAANILAGLAVGMVLVLVFDMALKLVRSRLIAFVGARIEHLVAVSTFQKILRLPASMTESAPLGDQVAKVRSFDSLRDIFTSVLVTIGLELPFVVIFLAVIGILALPLLVVPLIMIGIYAVIWFILAPKLRQTVKEASQVKARKHSFLVETISNMRTIREASVEDVWTDRYRDLSAGSALAHHSTAQISFLFQTLGQSVMYAAGLATLALGVNLAISGTLSVGELIASMALVWKVLSPIQNLFLTFARAEQIRVSVDQVNALMKIREEQGRAKQASGVIRAWQGGLKFNRVSLRYNNQSEPALLGVNFDVAPGEFLAVSGSNGSGKSSILRVFLGLQAPQGGQVTLDDVDIRQIAPPELRTAMSYVPQQTKLFHGTIAQNLRLGNPTARDSEMYEACELAGVLEDIEALQNGFETRVGDQSIWQMNSGLRQRLSLARAYIADAPVLLMDEPAHALDDKGDAVLMETLKKLKHNKTIVMVSHRPSHLKLADTLILLNQGTVSDIGAPDKVMAS from the coding sequence ATGACTGATCAAAAATCCCCGAACCATTCTGCTAAAGTCTTAAAAAAGACCTCTGGCCCAAGACTGTCGGCAGGTGGTTTCGATGAATTGGCTGGCGCGTTAGAGCGCGGTAGCTATGGCTCATTTGAGGCTCATTCACCTATTGCAGGCTTATTGTTCCCGATATTACAGGCCTTGGGGTGGCGCGGAAACTTAAGAGAACTATTTGAATCGTTACCGCATTTTGCGGACTCGCTTGATATTTCTGATCTCAGGAATGTACTGGCGACGCTTGGGTTTAATAGTCATCTAAAAGCTGTTGGTCAGATTGGCGAAATTGATGAACGCCTTTTCCCTTGCATCATTATAGATGATGAAGAAAAGCCTTATGTTTTGCTGAGTAGTGGTGCTGATGGCATAACGGCATTCAGCGGCGCTGATAGCAAACAAGTTATATTGAGCGGCGATGTTAAACCTGCCAAAACGTACTTAATCGAAAACCCAGACCGCAAGTCCGAAAGAGCAGCATCCAAACCACAAGTCGATGACAATTGGTTTTTAACAATGATCAGGCGCTTTGATGGTGCAATATGGCGATTGTTGTTCCTGACGTTTTTTATCAATCTGTTGGCGCTAGCGGTACCGTTATTTACATTATCTGTTTATGATCAGGTTATCCCGATCAGGGCTGCTAATATTCTTGCAGGATTAGCGGTCGGCATGGTGCTCGTACTGGTTTTTGATATGGCCCTCAAATTGGTTCGTAGTCGATTAATTGCATTTGTTGGCGCTCGTATCGAGCATCTTGTGGCCGTGAGTACCTTCCAAAAAATATTGCGCTTGCCGGCTAGCATGACTGAATCTGCGCCGCTTGGTGATCAGGTCGCCAAAGTTCGCAGTTTTGACTCGCTCAGAGATATTTTTACAAGTGTTCTGGTAACCATTGGCCTTGAACTACCGTTTGTGGTTATTTTTCTGGCAGTGATAGGTATTCTGGCGTTGCCGCTGCTTGTCGTGCCGCTGATTATGATCGGTATCTATGCTGTTATCTGGTTTATTTTAGCCCCTAAACTACGTCAAACGGTAAAGGAAGCCAGTCAGGTTAAAGCGCGTAAACATAGTTTTCTCGTTGAAACGATATCTAATATGCGGACAATTCGGGAAGCATCGGTTGAAGATGTCTGGACCGATAGATACCGAGATTTGTCAGCCGGAAGTGCGCTTGCCCACCACTCTACTGCACAGATATCATTTCTCTTTCAGACGCTTGGGCAAAGTGTAATGTATGCAGCGGGACTGGCAACACTGGCGCTTGGTGTTAATTTGGCAATCTCAGGCACGCTCTCCGTTGGGGAATTGATCGCATCAATGGCTCTTGTCTGGAAAGTATTGTCCCCTATTCAAAATCTGTTTCTCACATTTGCCCGTGCTGAGCAAATTCGGGTATCTGTCGATCAGGTTAATGCCTTGATGAAAATCCGTGAAGAACAAGGCCGGGCCAAGCAAGCTTCGGGTGTTATTCGTGCATGGCAGGGCGGATTGAAGTTTAACCGCGTATCCCTGCGTTACAATAATCAGTCAGAACCAGCACTTTTGGGTGTAAATTTTGATGTTGCCCCAGGCGAGTTTTTGGCGGTTTCTGGATCTAATGGTTCTGGTAAAAGTTCTATTCTAAGGGTTTTCTTAGGGTTGCAGGCCCCGCAAGGCGGGCAGGTTACATTGGACGACGTAGATATTCGTCAAATCGCACCTCCGGAACTCAGAACCGCTATGAGCTATGTTCCGCAGCAAACGAAACTGTTCCATGGTACGATTGCCCAGAATTTGCGGCTTGGAAACCCAACGGCCCGTGATAGTGAAATGTATGAAGCATGTGAACTTGCGGGTGTTTTAGAGGATATTGAGGCGCTTCAAAACGGTTTTGAAACCCGTGTGGGTGATCAGAGCATATGGCAAATGAACTCTGGCCTTCGTCAGCGCCTATCGCTTGCCCGGGCTTATATTGCTGACGCACCAGTATTGTTGATGGATGAACCCGCTCATGCTCTCGATGATAAGGGCGATGCAGTTCTGATGGAAACCTTGAAGAAGCTAAAGCACAATAAAACGATTGTTATGGTATCGCATCGACCAAGCCATTTAAAACTGGCTGACACACTTATTCTGCTTAATCAGGGCACCGTTAGTGATATTGGTGCACCCGACAAAGTAATGGCATCCTAA